In Toxoplasma gondii ME49 chromosome VIII, whole genome shotgun sequence, a single genomic region encodes these proteins:
- a CDS encoding DHHC zinc finger domain-containing protein (encoded by transcript TGME49_229160~Predicted trans-membrane domain (TMHMM2.0):188-211:217-240:647-670), with translation METLQCDDIERRAAASSEEREEKRFGEEASQASSVQVSSAMILTDGFLLPSSFSPSASPSSPSVASVLAARRSSLLSSATDHEEPASPSRNSAPSLSLPPSAHPLPYPSCRPPSPSPPSVGSPSSSPFSPFSLPSSPSRSVASPPRPTGFCLSRLRTGFVWGREKIGNIWILYLSPRPGGLVLVVGPHWPFAVIMFGLKAAICCAFLFVVGENINSSRALFTGGVLLCGLSFLLFVSTVLKDPGIPRMRAPATEVGGDRDWTKRQAHARAPRDLELGHVGERNRRREAQELASSLEAKTTKLSTPDLPASLLLPPLPPSSSSSSSSSSSSSFSAGVQSADTAADADGKSTPPTFHPQTSLSSSSCSSSSSSSPLSACARGLRSPALHGVCTPRAESLAAEREAEAGVREPCPRLFATELMMRASPRRERRGVRTPRLGADATKPLRERHALSTDSSSSWEETGEREEEADLEEEEEEYENFAWSRAGMRYARLSAKTARRPGQQRQRGRTRRPTRFRFLQRRARCASVAQSEDGSSLSAASEWNSRSLSSSSVSSEEERTKRATRASRRFARRQPSPEGGSAPEVYGQRSGAARDGASRLPGLFCRECRIFPPAGSVHCDDCRVCIEGYDHHCPWTSKCVGKGNSREFHAWIILSLVTIFYYGLAAAFLGKEDRPPAVEERTAIFRGRHPDGE, from the exons ATGGAGACTCTGCAGTGCGACGACATCGAGAGGAGGGCGGCTgcgagcagcgaagagagggaggagaagcgtTTTGGAGAGGAGGCGTCGCAGGCCTCGTCAGTGCAGGTCTCTAGCGCAATGATTCTGACGGacggctttcttctcccgtcctctttctccccgtctgcctctccttcctcaccGTCTGTTGCGTCTGTTCTCGCAGCAAGACGctcgtcgcttctgtcttcaGCAACAGATCACGAAGAACCTGCCTCTCCCTCCCGAAACTCggctccttctctttctctacCTCCTTCTGCTCATCCTCTCCCTTATCCTTCCTGtcgtcctccttctccttctcctccttctgttggctctccctcttcttcccccttttctcctttttctctgccttcctctccttctcgttccgTGGCTTCTCCTCCCCGGCCGACtggcttttgtctctctcgcctgcgaaCTGGGTTTGTGTGGGGTCGCGAGAAGATTGGAAACATTTGGATTCTCTACCTCAGTCCTCGTCCGGGGGGCCTCGTGCTCGTCGTCGGTCCTCACTGGCCGTTCGCCGTCATCATGTTCGGCTTGAAGGCG gcGATTTGTtgtgcctttctcttcgtcgtcggcgAGAACATCAACTCGAGTCGCGCGCTGTTCACGGGAGGCGTGCTCCTCTGCGGTCTCAGTttcctcttgttcgtctCAACTGTTTTGAAGGATCCAGGGATTCCACGAATGAGGGCGCCTGCGACCGAGgtcggaggagacagggactGGACGAAACGGCAGGCGCATGCTCGCGCTCCACGAGACCTCGAACTCGGGCACGTCGGCGaacggaacagaagaagagaagcacaaGAACTCGCGAGTTCTCTGGAGGCGAAAACGACAAAGTTGTCCACTCCAGACCTCccggcgtctcttctcctgcccccgctccctccttcctcttcttcctcttcttcctcttcgtcctcttcgtccttttctgCCGGTGTCCAGTCGGCTGACActgccgcagacgccgaTGGAAAAAGCACCCCCCCGACGTTTCATCCGCagacttctctgtcttcttcttcctgttcttcttcgtcttcttcgtcgccgctctctgcatgtgccCGCGGCCTGCGGTCTCCCGCGCTCCACGGTGTATGCACACCTCGGGCGGAGTCGCTCGCCGCCGagcgagaagccgaggcgGGAGTCAGGGAGCCTTGCCCGCGTCTTTTTGCGACTGAGCTCATGATGCGCGCCAGCCCGCGCCGCGAACGTCGAGGTGTGCGTACGCCGCGGCTCGGCGCGGACGCGACGAAGCCTCTCCGCGAGAGACATGCTCTTTCGACCGACTCTTCCTCCAGctgggaagagacaggagaacgtgaagaggaagcggaccttgaagaagaagaagaagagtatGAGAACTTTGCGTGGAGTCGAGCCGGGATGCGTTATGCGCGTTTGTCAGCGAAGACGGCTCGGCGGCCAGggcaacagagacagagggggaGGACTCGACGCCCAACTCGCTTTCGATTTCtccagagacgcgcgagatGCGCGTCGGTCGCCCAGAGCGAGGACGgctcgtcgctctcggccGCCAGCGAGTGGaactcgcgctctctctcttcttcttccgtttcgtctGAGGAAGAACGCACGAAAAGAGCGACGCGAGCCTCTCGCCGCTTCGCTCGCCGCCAACCGTCCCCAGAAGGCGGCTCCGCGCCCGAGGTGTATGGACAGCGCAGCGGAGCGGCGCGCGATGGGGCGTCTCGGCTGCCtggtctcttctgtcgcgaaTGCCGGATCTTCCCACCCGCAGGCTCTGTGCACTGTGACGACTGTCGCGTCTGTATCGAAGGCTACGACCACCATTGCCCGTGGACGAGCAAGTGCGTAGGAAAGGGGAACTCCAGGGAGTTTCATGCGTGGATCATCTTGTCGCTCGTCACCATCTTCTACTACGGCTTGGCCGCCGCGTTCctcggaaaagaagacagacccCCCGCCGTCGAAGAGCGGACCGCAATCTTCAGAGGCCGACACCCTGACGGAGAGTGA
- a CDS encoding formate/nitrite transporter protein (encoded by transcript TGME49_229170~Predicted trans-membrane domain (TMHMM2.0):27-50:69-92:111-134:161-184:196-219:238-261), with protein sequence MVLAASPEAYRKVIEYGIKKTKLRIDRLFLQAIMAGIYVGMAGHACTALAGAYSTDPANPLAVSKATQKFLYASLFPVAFIAIIFTGAELFTGNTMTMLVCLLERRVTALQLCINWICSLVGNWAGALFAAYFLSYLPGVLQDPDHLHYLEDVAAHKTELSFLQCFCLAVGCNTFVCLAVWFVIASDDAAGKIMSMWFPIVSFCVAGYEHIIANFYTLQCALMHGVGPGVGTVILKNFIPTLLGNIVGGCGLVGAVYWYNFYPTVCVVQEARQPLPLSENAPSSTRQVVADLFSLWGRESSTPGVSASPPDAATNAGCSALDPPRNALLAAGKNFGNLSAGDRGALAEGIPGGACEDCLLVPRASFGGEYHPPQQGDAGRWCKPSKAAVGSGGVLCHVQSPAALEAVSNSPLRENSGVPSGGLLLCEGRVRRSSREREPERGGEEEGASPEEDHPAVTLSIPPTDFHPHVPREVEQSSLLEETRVAAENSALEEHPASTI encoded by the exons ATGGTGCTTGCGGCCAGTCCTGAGGCTTATCGGAAAGTGATCGAATATGGAataaagaagacgaagctgcGAATCGaccgcctcttcctccaagCCATCATGGCTGGAATATACGTCGGCATGGCcgggcatgcatgcacagccctcg CGGGAGCGTATTCGACCGACCCCGCGAATCCGCTGGCGGTTTCCAAGGCGACCCAGAAGTTCCTGTacgcctctcttttcccgGTCGCGTTCATCGCGATCATTTTCACCGGAGCAGAGCTATTCACTGGAAATACGATGACGAtgcttgtctgtctcctcgagcGAAGAGTGACTGCGCTGCAGCTCTGCATCAACTGGATCTGCAGCCTCGTTGGGAACTGGGCAGGCGCTCTCTTCGCAGCCTACTTTCTCTCTTACCTTCCGGGGGTGCTTCAAGATCCTGATCACCTCCACTACCTCGAAGACGTCGCGGCGCACAAAACGGaactctcttttctccagtgcttctgcctcgctgtGGGCTGCAACActttcgtctgcctcgccgTCTGGTTCGTCATCGCCTCGGACGACGCAGCCGGAAAAATCATGTCCATGTG gttccccatcgtctccttctgtgtcgcCGGCTACGAGCACATTATCGCAAATTTCTACACGCTGCAATGCGCCCTCATGCACGGAGTCGGCCCAGGAGTCGGAACTGTCATTTTGAAAAATTTCATTCCAACGTTGCTGGGGAACATT GTCGGCGGCTGCGGCTTGGTGGGCGCGGTGTACTGGTACAACTTTTACCCAACGGTGTGCGTGGTGCAGGAGGCGCGtcagcctctgcctctttcagagaacgcgccttcctcgacgCGACAAGTCGTCGCCGACCTCTTCAGTCTCTGGGGTCGCGAGAGCTCAACTCCGGGAGTTTCCGCTTCCCCTCCAGACGCGGCGACGAACGCCGGCTGCTCGGCGCTCGATCCTCCCCGGAACGCGCTGCTCGCCGCTGGAAAGAACTTCGGCAACCTCAGTGCTGGCGACCGCGGAGCACTCGCGGAAGGGATCCCGGGAGGTGCATGCGaagactgtctcctcgttccaCGCGCTTCCTTCGGAGGCGAGTACCACCCTCCCCAGCAGGGTGACGCTGGGCGGTGGTGCAAACCGTCGAAAGCCGCCGTCGGTTCCGGAGGCGTCCTTTGTCATGTGCAGAGTCCAGCAGCTCTGGAGGCCGTCTCGAACTCGCCGCTGCGCGAGAACTCTGGCGTCCCCAGTGGCGGACTTCTTCTTTGTGAAGGCCGAGtgcgcagaagcagcagagaacgagagccAGAgcggggaggagaagaagaaggagcgtcTCCCGAAGAGGACCATCCAGCAGTCACC TTGTCTATTCCTCCGACTGATTTTCATCCCCATGTCCCGAGAGAGGTCGAGCAAAGTTCTCTGCTTGAAGAGACTCGCGTTGCTGCGGAGAACTCCGCACTTGAAGAGCACCCGGCGTCTACCATTTGA
- a CDS encoding HEAT repeat-containing protein (encoded by transcript TGME49_229180), translating into MDLEAFVSLLRAVISPDPALRKEAERQIKEGKEKQPAALVSLVLQTVQTHSDDEVRLQAAVLFRSFFRGVIDSEGHVWRQLGDAERTQVKQILLHCLDTEKNKLVRNNICDTISDLASDLIPVDQWNDLGQVLLAMIQSGVPVKQQTGLKILSEIAPVLTEQLAAAAPLVCRIISACMASGQDVNTRVEAFALLVAVVEDMNKRVYKKFLPDAKTRAAPECPSVQLLVIDTLEATLRAGAEDDYALAERMMVSVIQLCEAEQGGGVSLLRPHLSQFCDYLLAISLIGQGQREAAEAAAAAGTAAAAAAQAAAASLGSTGALGADQGACVAATACATKTNDEETPEGLQNCRKYAIEALLCCVEQKSQVMLRVPNFLNRLLEALLMCMLDIRDSSYAKWLEEGEEEDEQRFFDVGEEGLDRICRAYSSDEDLAVGSRTQAASILLPALFNYVTTFLQRPEWEYRFVALMAISQTIEYVQEDQEEELDYIAKTLMRYLGDGDFRVRFAAAQAIGQMSLDQTPYVQEQFASEMLPLLIARMDDEVPRVQGHACAAFVNFSEEVEKAEMLKVASQVMEKLLTKIRPGTPKTVREHAVTCIAVVAGVLEESFVPYYSAVVPSLLDVITNSTALELRSLRGKAIECISIVGLSVSREQFAEDGKVAMEAMLQIAESTATCEDTKTSSCCSQATQHRCMDEEGDAVREYLTEALGRMCRAMGADFLVYLPRILPRLLEVLTVKPKELKAEEAEDDEDMTYVILDSNTSLGLKTSLLEEQSRALDLLCTITTVLQDPLTSASLSTAQFASGSFLQPLAEAVFPLLTHLLSEDIKQKALETMASLIGTCKQLVLQYARRAAQAQGEGQPQVEEEARRSGASVKEMLRAMTLRTCGEVFKSLQDEDGDVDSMVAEAAGLNDCLSKAGGEVFTDEEVAQQALNVFSALEKSFERRIDISARKNRQDEEVDEDDMLRLEEEDQQEQTLRSSLLEIVGTLMATHPKEFLRSKASEAAAAFVQQFLREDAPDEDKSVALYVCDDILQHLKEDGLSLWPLFMPRLIQCLLSSDARVLQAAAYGVQQGALLQQAFQPFVQEAAKNLLTAVNRSQKTKNKMEQAATDNTAAALGDLLRCYGGSMHEEEQRVLLSAWLGNLPLKQDETEGLRMHKFLMEAVLQNNAVVLGPNASNLPRLLQILCAVYRTDFSDSDLNEEIKKLFAQINASGQPAPLAALCQNFTAKEQKKLQKILK; encoded by the exons ATGGATCTGGAGGcgttcgtgtctctgctgcgcgCGGTGATCTCTCCAGATCCCGCCCTGCGGAAGGAAGCTGAGAGGCAGATCaaggaggggaaggagaagcagcctGCCGCACTGGTGTCCCTCGTTCTACAGACTGTTCAGACCcacagcgacgacgaagtCCGCCTGCAAGCCGCCGTGCTCTTCCGGAGCTTCTTCCGCGGCGTCATCGACAGCGAGGGCCATGTCTGGAGACAGCTGGGCGACGCGGAGCGCACGCAGGTCAAACAGATTCTGCTTCACTGTCTCGACACCGAGAAGAACAAGCTCGTCCGGAACAACATCTGCGACACGATCAGCGACCTCGCCTCCGACCTCATCCCCGTCGACCAGTGGAACGACCTGGGCCAGGTTCTCCTCGCCATGATTCAGAGTGGAGTGCCTGTCAAGCAACAGACCGGCCTCAAAATCCTCTCAGAAATCGCGCCTGTCCTCACTGAACAACTCGCCGCAGCCGCCCCCCTCGTCTGCAGAATCATCTCCGCATGCATGGCTAGCGGACAGGACGTCAACACCAG AGTCGAGGCGTTtgctctcctcgtcgccgtgGTCGAGGACATGAACAAGCGAGTCTATAAAAAGTTCCTTCCGGACGCCAAAACGCGTGCGGCACCTGAGTGCCCGTCTGTACAGCTGCTCGTCATCGATACACTCGAAGCAACTTTGCGCGCAGGAGCGGAAGACGATTACGCTCTCGCGGAGAg AATGATGGTTTCGGTGATTCAGCTGTGCGAAGCGGAGCAGGGCGGCggcgtgtctctcctgcgtccGCACCTCTCGCAGTTTTGCGACTACCTCTTGGCAATTTCTTTGATTGGCCAGGGCCAgcgcgaggcggcggaggccgccgccgccgcgggAACAGCCGCGGCCGCCGCGGCGCAGGCCGCTGCGGCCTCGTTGGGCTCCACAGGCGCGTTGGGCGCGGATCAGGGCGCGTGCGTAGCGGCGACCGCGTgtgcgacgaagacgaacgaCGAGGAGACTCCTGAGGGCCTGCAGAACTGTCGGAAGTACGCCATCGAGGCCTTGCTTTGCTGCGTCGAACAAAAAAGCCAAGTGATGTTGCGAGTGCCGAACTTCCTCAACCGCCTCCTGGAGGCCCTCCTCATGTGCATGCTCGACATCCGCGACAGCTCCTACGCCAAGTGGCTGGAggagggcgaagaagaagac GAGCAGCGCTTCTTCGACGTCGGCGAAGAGGGTCTGGACCGCATCTGTCGGGCGTACAGTTCGGACGAGGACCTCGCGGTCGGCAGTCGAACGCAGGCGGCGTCGATTCTGCTGCCGGCGCTCTTCAACTACGTCACAACTTTTCTGCAGCGTCCAGAGTGGGAATACCGCTTTGTGGCGCTCATGGCGATCTCCCAGACCATCGAGTACGTACAGGAAGACCAAGAAGAGGAGCTGGACTACATTGCCAAGACCCTCATGAGGTACCTCGGCGACGGCGACTTCCGTGTGCGCTTCGCCGCTGCACAAGCGATCGGACAAATGAGTCTCGACCAGACGCCCTACGTGCAGGAACAATTTGCGAGTGAAATGCTCCCTCTCCTCATCGCGCGAATGGACGACGAG GTCCCTCGCGTTCAGGGTCACGCATGCGCGGCGTTTGTGAACTTCTCTGAGGAAGTCGAAAAGGCCGAGATGCTCAAGGTCGCGAGTCAAGTGATGGAAAAACTCCTGACAAAGATTCGCCCGGGAACTC CCAAGACGGTTCGCGAGCATGCAGTCACCTGCATCGCGGTCGTCGCGGGCGTACTGGAGGAGAGCTTCGTACCCTACTACTCCGCggttgttccttctctcctcgacgtcATCACCAATAGCACAGCTCTCGAGCTCCGTTCTCTTCGAGGGAAAGCCATCGAATGCATCTCCATTGTCGGCCTCAGCGTCA GTCGGGAGCAGTTTGCGGAGGACGGGAAGGTGGCGATGGAGGCGATGCTGCAAATCGCAGAGAGCACCGCGACGTGTGAAGACACAAAGaccagcagctgctgctcgcAAGCTACGCAGCACAGATGCAtggacgaggaaggcgacgcagtcCGCGAGTACCTCACCGAAGCTCTCGGTCGCATGTGCAGAGCGATGGGTGCCGACTTTCTGGTCTACCTGCCCCGAATTCTCCCGCGCCTTCTGGAAGTCCTCACCGTCAAACCCAAGGAATTGAAGgccgaagaagctgaagatgATGAG GACATGACCTACGTGATTTTGGATTCGAACACTTCGCTGGGTTTGAAGACCTCTCTGTTGGAGGAGCAGAGTCGCGCGCTGGATCTGCTGTGCACAATCACGACGGTGCTGCAGGATCCGTTGACATCCGCGTCGCTGTCGACAGCGCAGTTTGCCTCAGGTTCGTTTCTGCAGCCACTGGCGGAAGCGGTGTTCCCTCTCCTCACGCATCTGCTCTCGGAAGACATAAAGCAGAAGGCGCTGGAGACGATGGCCTCCCTGATTGGCACATGCAAGCAGCTGGTCCTTCAGTACGCGCGCCGCGCCGCGCAGGCGCAGGGCGAAGGACAGCCGCAggtggaggaggaggcgcgcaGAAGCGGCGCAAGTGTGAAGGAGATGCTGCGCGCCATGACTCTCCGGACTTGCGGAGAGGTTTTCAAGTCGCTCCAAgatgaagacggagacgtcgACTCGATGGTCGCCGAAGCCGCGGGACTGAACGATTGCCTCTCCAAAGCCGGAGGCGAAGTCTTCACCGACGAAGAg gTAGCTCAGCAAGCGCTGAATGTATTCTCGGCTCTGGAGAAGTCGTTCGAGCGTCGCATCGACATCTCTGCGCGGAAGAACCGTCAGGATGAAGaagtcgacgaagacgacatGTTGCgcctggaagaagaagaccagCAG GAGCAAACGttgcgttcgtctctcttggaGATTGTGGGGACTTTGATGGCGACGCACCCGAAGGAGTTTCTTCGCAGCAAAGCAAGCGAGGCAGCCGCAGCCTTCGTTCAGCAGTTCctcagagaagacgcgccgGACGAGGACAAGAGCGTCGCTCTCTACGTCTGCGACGACATTCTCCAGCACCTCAAG gaAGACGGCTTATCTCTGTGGCCGCTGTTCATGCCTCGCCTGATtcagtgtctcctgtcttccgACGCGCGCGTGCTACAAGCCGCGGCTTACGGCGTCCAGCAGGGCGCTTTGCTGCAGCAAGCCTTCCAGCCTTTTGTGcaagaggcagcgaagaaccTCCTCACTGCAGTCAACAGAAGTCAGAAAACCAAGAACAAAATGGAGCAG GCCGCGACCGACAACACGGCAGCAGCTCTGGGAGATTTGCTTCGTTGCTACGGAGGCTCGATGCAtgaagaagagcagcgagTGCTGCTGTCGGCTTGGCTGGGGAATTTGCCACTGAAGCAAGATGAAACGGAGGgtctgcgcatgcataaATTCCTCATGGAAGCCGTTCTCCAG AACAACGCGGTGGTCTTGGGACCGAACGCCAGCAACctgccgcggctgctgcagaTTCTGTGCGCAGTATACCGCACCGATTTCTCAGATTCGGATTTGAATGAGGAAATCAAGAAGCTTTTCGCTCAGATCAACGCTTCCGGACAGCCTGCACCCCTGGCTGCGCTGTGTCAGAACTTCACTGccaaggagcagaagaaactccAGAAAATTCTCAAGTAA
- a CDS encoding hypothetical protein (encoded by transcript TGME49_229190) → METHQLLQHATQLWTGSRTLGPARVAFRANSPSPSSVSARDTSRLGRLLSRTRPATEAKTFKTRDRSLSDEQADGEKKTDGEKKADGEEKKADGEEKKADGEKKTDGEKKDDEEKREEVRNK, encoded by the coding sequence ATGGAAACACACCAACTGCTCCAGCACGCCACACAGCTCTGGACAGGCTCTCGGACGCTTGGCCCCGCCCGCGTCGCCTTCCGCGCCAACTCGCCTTCGCCCTCCTCGGTTTCTGCGCGCGACACAAGTCGGCTcggtcgccttctctcgaggACGCGCCCTGCgacggaagcgaagacgttcaagacgagagacaggagtCTCAGCGACGAGCAGGccgatggagagaagaagaccgatggagagaagaaggccgatggagaagagaagaaggccgatggagaagagaagaaggcggatggagagaagaagaccgatggagagaagaaggacgatgaagagaagagagaggaggtgAGGAACAAGTGA
- a CDS encoding hypothetical protein (encoded by transcript TGME49_229200) — protein MLNLRQSRSFSPLSFSQPATLPPTSSMPPSTRLPVSSSLSSRASLSSSLPLGGPAACPSSSPPSKDGGSLPSLASASSFAFSGSLCRTGEGALERGRSLLPSSLVFSETSRNATSRVSRHEEQTTSAAALKRKNEERAFFPPKKRERKTSEVSGGNAGALERRHSECQDTPGWDLATSRAGAGVSSLSSLSSLSSLSSLSRSVARPVLYPSLDFSPGMSTREIVRRQQKALCFFLRSIDRARAPTRSASPPKVETEAKSRNHAGRTSDASTACSSSYSASTSTHPSSLSSSTVPASASRSLYLEARDVTFTLEQRRDRSVTPVTSLPPALATRRAKIVDLVLDWASQLQASGALLVPDDICRSSIQLAVSLLDRSNLVAIFEDCEEGGREKTVEQPAVEEVGESDSRSASEKHEEASVLAASDAAETTEKGPSHTAAPSSEEARMCGQKRTATGAHKSLSFSFPRPRVSGDDPQALKTIAALCLCTALQFDAPNAMAFERKAKKLFALSHLCCHTFERPFPEVQRAFLDRVACVVSVPVPIDFANYFLYKFDSAYIRRKANSSAAQLVAFLLDCFALTPQAVCTPGALAGAAAVLLARRICDSKRGGREREEAIWTTEMKNVTGFDASQVKKVLKIMNAFLTSKRGRFAGLHKLHTRGWAAVEWERPKTRKGEKEDRKKKEPEKR, from the coding sequence ATGTTGAACCTTCGTCAGTCgcgttccttttctcctctctccttttcccaGCCTGCGACTTTGCCTCCGACCTCGTCGATGCCCCCATCCACgcgtctgcctgtctcctcttcgctctcctctcgcgcttctctgtcttcttctctgcctctgggGGGTCCTGCCGCATGCCCGTCGTCGTCGCCTCCGAGCAAGGATGGAGgttcgcttccttcgcttgCCTCCGCTTCATCCTTCGCGTTCTCAGGCTCTCTGTGCCGGACCGGTGAGGGGGCGCTGGAGCGCGGCAGGTCGCTGCTGCCTTCGTCTTTGGTCTTCTCGGAGACGTCGCGCAACGCAACTTCGCGCGTGTCTCGCCACGAGGAGCAGACAACTTCTGCGGCGGcgctgaagaggaagaatgaGGAAAgggccttctttcctccgaagaaacgcgagagaaagacctcGGAAGTGTCAGGTGGGAACGCCGGCGCGCTGGAGAGGCGCCACTCGGAGTGTCAAGACACCCCAGGCTGGGACTTGGCCACCTCCCGAGCTGGcgccggcgtctcctctctctcttccctctcttccctctcttctctctcttctctctcgcggtcGGTCGCTCGGCCTGTCCTGTACCcttctctcgacttttcTCCAGGCATGTCGACGAGGGAAATTGTCCGGCGGCAGCAGAAggccctctgcttctttctccgatCCATCGACAGAGCGAGGGCTCCGACGCGTAGTGCCTCGCCCCCGAAAGTCGAAACTGAAGCAAAGAGCCGCAACCACGCTGGACGAACGTCTGATGCAAGCACtgcttgctcttcttcctatTCAGCATCCACGTCGACACACCCTTCTTCCCTCAGTTCTTCCACTGttcctgcttctgcttcgcgttCGCTGTATCTGGAGGCGCGGGATGTGACGTTTACCTTGGAgcagcgcagagacaggagcgtGACGCCCGTgacttctcttccgcctgcGCTGGCGACTCGCCGCGCGAAGATTGTGGACCTCGTTCTGGACTGGGCCTCGCAGCTGCAGGCGTCTGGGGCTCTTCTGGTTCCCGACGACATCTGCAGGTCGTCCATTCAACTCGCAGTTTCGCTCTTGGACAGGTCGAACCTTGTGGCTATCTTTGAGGActgcgaggaaggcggcagagagaagacggtggAGCAGCCCGCGGTCGAGGAGGTCGGCGAGTCCGACTCGCGGAGTGCGAGCGAGAAGCACGAGGAGGCGTCTGTGCTGGCGGCTTCGGACGCTGCGGAGACAACCGAGAAAGGACCTTCGCACACggctgcgccttcttcggaggaagcgaggatgTGTGGGCAAAAGAGAACGGCAACGGGAGCACACaagtctctttctttctcgtttccgcGACCCAGAGTCTCGGGAGACGACCCGCAAGCGCTGAAGACGATTGCGGCGCTCTGCCTGTGCACCGCTCTTCAGTTCGACGCGCCCAACGCGATGGCcttcgagagaaaggcgaagaaactcTTCGCGCTCTCGCACCTCTGCTGCCACACTTTCGAACGGCCCTTCCCAGAAGTCCAgcgcgccttcctcgaccGCGTGgcctgcgtcgtctccgtccCCGTCCCCATCGACTTCGCCAACTACTTCCTGTACAAATTTgattcggcttatattcggagaaaggcgaactCGTCGGCAGCCCAACtggtcgccttcctcctcgactGCTTCGCCCTCACGCCGcaagctgtctgtacacccggcGCTCTCGCGGGCGCGGCCGCGGTGTTGCTGGCGAGGCGCATCTGCGACAGCAAGCGGGGgggtcgagagagagaagaggcgatcTGGACGACAGAGATGAAGAACGTGACGGGATTCGATGCCTCGCAAGTGAAGAAAGTCTTGAAAATCATGAATGCGTTCCTGACCTCGAAGCGTGGTAGATTCGCCGGACTGCACAAACTCCACACGCGCGGCTGGGCTGCAGTCGAATGGGAACGTccaaaaacgaggaaaggcgaaaaagaagaccggaaaaagaaggaacctGAAAAGCGCTAA